The Desertibacillus haloalkaliphilus region ACTCCCCTTTATGTTATCTAGCTTTAGTTATTTATATTTTTCGATATTATTTGTCGTTAGAATCCCCACAGCCTCTTCGTATCAAGTGGTACATAAACTTCATCGCCATGAACTTGACGGTGAAGAAGGGGTTTTTCAAACAACTTACTCATCTCCTCTAAATTAAAATGGTCCCCTTTTTTTCTAATTACTGTAGGAACAATTAACTTTTCGTAATTCATACACATTCTCCTTACATTTAAAGATTCATCAGTTACAAAATACAATATTTGTAAAATAAATGCGAATTATTCACGTGTTTATAAGGTTTGAAATTAAAATCTTTTGGAAATCCTAAAGCGGGTGAACATAACCACTAAGTTCATCGCTCATATTTAAAAAATCAACCGATATGTTTGCAGTGCCTCCTCTATGGCATAACAGTACACCTATTGATTACCAATTTTTTTACTATAAAATCCCCTTCAGACAGGTAACACAACAAATCAACTCACAAGAGTAAATAAGGTGAAATAAACATGATCTATAACTTTTTTCAATTCATTGCAAAAGTAATCATTTATTTTAAATTTAAGTTGGAGGTATACGGTATTGAGAATATTCCTAGAGAAGGCCCTGTTATTATTGCAGCCAACCATACAAGCAATTATGATCCCATTTTGTTAATCGGGCTCTCATCAAGGAAAATCCACTTTTTGGCAAAACAGGAACTATTTAAATACAGACTTTTACGATGGTTCTTTAACCAAATGAATGTTATTCCAGTTAACCGTCAAAGTGGTATGGTCATTCGCCCGGTTCGTCACTCTTTACATCTGATTAGGAATGGTAATGTTTATGGAATATTCCCAGAGGGGACACGGTGTAAAAATGGTAAGAGAGTAAAACCTAAAAAAGGGGTTGGCTTCTTTACATACAATACTGAAGCTCCTATTTTACCAATAGCAATTACTGAGGTCGGAAGAGGTTTTCGACAGCCAGTTAAAGTCATTATCGGACCGCTAGCGGATGTTAGAGAATTCAATACTACTGATTATCTTAAAATTTCCGAACATATCATGGGAAGAATTTATAGGTTGGATAAAGTCTATTTAGAAGAAAAGAACAAAACACAATTTCAAACAGAACCGAAAATATAAAGGTATATTTTTACAAAGGTTATCCCTAAAAAAATTAGTATTGAGCTATTGTGTAAGAGAGGTAGTATTCATGGTCATGGAAACGATAAAATTATCCGGTTTATTTATACTGGTTTTTACTATTATGCGTCTACTAGGTAAAACTTTATTATCACAGTGGACTGCCTATGATCTAGTCACAATAATTTTTTTATCATACGCAGCATTAGGGGCCGTAAACATTCAAGGGTTCCTTCATGCAGTCATATGTATTACAATCATTGGCGGATTTTATATGTTGTTATCTAGAGTAAGTTTAAATGAGCAATTACGTCATTTCATCATAGGCCATCCCACTATTTTAATAAAAGATGGGGAGATCATACAAAAAAATTTAAAACAACTTCGTTATTCTTTAACGGAATTATTATCTACAGTTCGATCAGCGGGTTACCCAGATATTCAAGGTATCCAGTATGCTATTTT contains the following coding sequences:
- a CDS encoding DUF421 domain-containing protein, with the protein product MVMETIKLSGLFILVFTIMRLLGKTLLSQWTAYDLVTIIFLSYAALGAVNIQGFLHAVICITIIGGFYMLLSRVSLNEQLRHFIIGHPTILIKDGEIIQKNLKQLRYSLTELLSTVRSAGYPDIQGIQYAILEPNGEISVLPKNNLRPLTPKDLNLDIEHSDFPITVIEDGNIKHENLIFINKTEEWLKRELEQNEYYDIRSIFYAYVKYKKKSLIIFPYN
- a CDS encoding lysophospholipid acyltransferase family protein codes for the protein MIYNFFQFIAKVIIYFKFKLEVYGIENIPREGPVIIAANHTSNYDPILLIGLSSRKIHFLAKQELFKYRLLRWFFNQMNVIPVNRQSGMVIRPVRHSLHLIRNGNVYGIFPEGTRCKNGKRVKPKKGVGFFTYNTEAPILPIAITEVGRGFRQPVKVIIGPLADVREFNTTDYLKISEHIMGRIYRLDKVYLEEKNKTQFQTEPKI